A region from the Xenopus laevis strain J_2021 chromosome 4S, Xenopus_laevis_v10.1, whole genome shotgun sequence genome encodes:
- the LOC121393295 gene encoding serine/arginine-rich splicing factor 4-like gives MSGEHSIQAGRLGLYDHVTPRRRSRSSSIRSRRSRYQSSRSRSRSHTHNISRGHRTAHHGARSHSGRASVDRTPHRERDGGWRTEHSRSCLSFRNGSSESDGDRDRTGRTRSRRNNRSNSTDRGRRYHRCHSSISHGGVSRSRSSSRRARVSRSRSASRAGRHVRSRPSAHTGHVNARNSTSHPRSMARQTAQEGPGAAQEVSPQLASLVTVPEVSTAPGPGGGSISVWLLGHSYISWARRRAAVKNSGPQLGFPEGRVNIHWFGVPGLRWPGVWPTLLRHVRSGRRPDVLLIHAGGNDMGLRSQRELVLTMKQD, from the exons ATGAGTGGGGAACACAGTATACAGGCAGGAAGATTGGGCCTATATGACCACGTAACACCCCGTCGGCGGAGTAGATCCAGTAGCATTAGGTCTCGGAGAAGCAGGTACCAGTCATCCAGGTCTAGGAGCAGGTCCCACACCCACAACATATCACGGGGCCATCGCACGGCTCACCACGGGGCCAGGTCACATAGCGGAAGGGCTTCCGTAGACAGAACCCCCCACAGGGAGAGGGATGGGGGGTGGAGGACGGAACACTCTCGCTCTTGCTTGTCTTTCAGGAATGGTTCCAGTGAATCCGATGGGGACCGGGACAGGACTGGCAGGACAAGGAGCAGACGGAACAATAGAAGCAATTCCACCGACAGGGGGAGACGGTATCACAGGTGCCATTCGTCCATCAGCCACGGAGGGGTCAGCAGGAGCCGGTCGTCCTCCAGGAGAGCAAGGGTGTCAAGGAGCCGTTCCGCAAGCAGGGCCGGACGGCACGTCAGGAGTCGCCCATCAGCTCACACCGGCCACGTCAACGCCCGCAATTCAACCAGCCATCCACGTTCCATGGCTCGTCAGACGGCTCAGGAGGGGCCAGGAGCAGCACAAGAAGTTTCACCACAACTAGCAAGCCTGGTTACGGTCCCAGAGGTTTCTACTGCCCCGGGACCAGGAG GTGGTTCAATTTCTGTGTGGTTACTGGGCCATTCCTACATCTCCTGGGCCAGACGGCGAGCCGCAGTTAAGAACTCTGGTCCGCAGCTGGGCTTTCCCGAAGGCCGGGTGAATATCCACTGGTTTGGCGTTCCAGGTTTGCGGTGGCCAGGAGTCTGGCCTACATTGTTGCGGCACGTAAGGTCTGGTCGCCGTCCAGATGTGTTACTTATACACGCTGGCGGTAATGATATGGGACTTCGGTCTCAGCGTGAGTTGGTGTTAACTATGAAGCAGGACTAG